The segment CTAACCAAAATGAAGGAGAGCAGAGAATCTGAAATTTATGAAGATTGAGCAGCACGTTTGTGTAGCTTTCTGTCAGTTTGTCAGGTTGTCATTCAGTGTCAGTGGTTCATTAAAATGTGACATTCTACTTCTGTTACACTGATTTGAACAGCTGGTTTTCCTGATGCATCTGCAGCCACGCACCATCTCTTGACTTTAACAGAAAAGTATCCTGGGAATGGGATTTTTTAACTAAATTTTTAGTAGAGTTGATATGTTTATATTAAGGTCTCTGAAGCAAACCTATGCTTCCCAAGGAAGAAACATACTTCTAGAAATAAGTGTACTGTTAACAATTTCCCAGCTGATTTTATTCAAAATGTTATGTGTTTCTAGAAAAACTTAGTATCTGATTGAAGATGTTAAGAGCATAGTTAAGTCTGCCACTGTAATTAATTGGGAGGATTTTGAGGTGCTACAGTTGCTCCATGAGAAGTTAGAAGTCTCAGCAGTGACTGTTGCAAATGCACCTTTTACTTTCTACAGAAACAGCAATGCTTAACGAGCTGCTCCATCTTTCTCTGTTGTATGGTACCAACGGGTGAGCACGTGTAAATCTCTCGTGGTCTATTGTACAGACACAAAAGTAACCAGTGGTCAGGAAAAGTCTCACCCACTGTTGTACAACCTGTCCTtggactcttttttttctaaatttgatacgttatttatttatacatttatgTTCTTCATCCATCCCATTCATTACAAGCTGCTAGTCTTGGCCTGTCATCAAAGTTGTCATTACTGAAGTTGCTTTAATGCCAGACCAGTGGCAGAAATCTTTACAAAAGATACTCCCTTCTTAATTAACCAGTAAATGTCTTAATAAGAGTTTTTAAGAGCCTGTATTATTAGTAGTGCGTGTGTTATAACTATTGTACTTTATGTTCTAAAGAATATGCTTTTTCTCACCTTTCAACAGACTGACAGTTGCTTATCTCAGGATATTACAACTTCATTACTCACTTAAATGGTTATGTTGGGATTAATGAAAATGCTTCTGTTAGTTATAAGTGGTTGGCTTATCTTCTTGTTCCCTCTTCAGGCTGTACAGTTCAGATTGAGCGACGTAACCTTGATGGCCACCTGGCAGTGTGTGAATATCGGAGCCGGGAGTGCCCCAATGGTTGTGGTTACACCATTCTCAGCGCAGAAGACACACAGCATAATTGCGTAGCAGAGCTGAGAACTGAGCTAGAACTACTTCGGTAcacatcttctgtttctttgatgtttgtgtttgtctgggcCTAAAATCACTGCATAAAGCACTTCACATTGCTAGCACTGGATTCTGGTATGTGTTAAATAGTCCTTTAATCAATTAATACTAGAGGCACAGGGTATTATTTGTCTGTCCAGGCTTAAATTCTTGctgttttgattgtttttttttctgttacttatTTGTCCAAGTTATTATAAACCTGAAATACCATTGGTTGCAGCTGAACAAAGCTGAGCTGACTATATTAACTGACAAAATACCTCCCAAGAACTGGACGGAAGTTagcaatttcctttttctgttggTGTGATATAGACCCAAATCCCCATTGTTTAATTATTTCGTTTCAATTTTTACACATTGTCCTGAAGATAAAAATGTCTTGATTAGTTTGTTAGGTACAGACCAGTAGATTtatgtaaacaggaggggagtcaactctttgcaAGGGCAGGTagtagcaggacaaggggaaatgattttaagtcgaaggagggaagatttaggctggatatgAGGGGGAcgttctttactatgagagtggtgaggtgctggaacaggctgcccacagaggttgtggatgcctcatccctggaggtgttcaaggccaggttggatggggccctgggcagcctggtctagtattagatatggaggttggcagccctgcctacatCAGATGATCCTTCAGGTTcgttccaacccaagccattctattatttAACTTCATAGAATCTTATTTATAATTTTGATTAAAACCATGGCCTAACTGTTGGTCAATGTGAATCTTCTTACCATAAGCATTCTCTTATTTCCTCTTATATGTTTCTgtagcttttcctttccatgttaTTCCATCTAGGCAGTTCttggtgcattttttttgtttctttgcttgttgggtgttttgttgttttgttttttttttccatgtttccttcctatttttaatctttcaacTCTGTACGTCTTGTGCTCCTGAATGTTGCTGTGCAGTCTGGCTCCAGTTCATTTTAAGGTCATTGAGATGTGAGGAATTCAGGTACCTGGTTACTGAACTCAAAAGGTTAATGTAGTAACAGCAAATGTTTGGCAGTTGATGTGTACGTGATCAGATTATGACAGGTACTGCTGCCATTTATTGTCTCCTGTAAAAGTGACAAGGTGACATGTTTAGCTGTACAGTAATattcacacttctttttttatccTGACTACATATGCTTAGAAATAAGCATATACTACAggcaataaattatttaaagttATAAATATCTGATCTCTAACTCATACAATTACTTCATGAATGTGATATGTTTGTCCCCTATAATACTGTATGATCAGCAACAAGAATGTGTCACTGAAGACAATTTATGGATGATAGTATCGTGTCTCCAGAGAGATGTCCTGTACAGATCAGGCTGGCTGGCTGCAAGAGAGCTTTGTggaatttgaaatattttttttcacccatGTTAACAAGGcttaaaaaggagaaatacatttttaggtCAGAAATGATCTGCAGAGTGGAGGAAGCAAAGCATGAGATGGAGTCAAGATTAGATTCACAAAGAAGACATATGGTCCAAAAAGAGAGTgttctgcaaaatgaaattgaagAGCTCAAGGTGAGTATGGTCTTTTCCTTCCCCAACCCCCTTACAGCAGTGTAGCAATTTGCTCTCCCAGaaagagtcttctcttctttaaGTACAGAGACTCAGAGGCAAGTTTTATGAAATATAGAAAGCAAAACGTGCTAGCACAGCACTTTGTCTGGGCTAATCAGCTCTGTTGGGAAGCAGACTCAGTGTTGGTTTTATGCAGTTTATCTACTTCAAATTAATTTGGAGCTAGCCTGAATATCTCTGTACAAGAACTGCATTGTTTGATGAGCACATAACCTGTcagcaaataatttttataGTCTGAAACTAGGGCACACGTCACAAATCAAATGTAATTAAATAGCCAGCCCCTTTTTTAGTGCTGTTCAAAGTGTCTTAATCCAGTGCTGACACAGAGCCCTACTACAGACAATAGTGTTTACCCTGTAGTTCAGCTGTGGTCAAAAGGTTGGAAAGCTGCAGTATAAATCGAATCAAATAACAAGGAAGGCTATGTTATCTTTTGATACATCTAATTCTTATTATGTCATGGAATCGTGATTATTAAAGCccaaagcaatgaaaatgctttagaatttttctttttcaaggatttaaaaataaaactaagtaAGAATGTATCTGAACATAACCAAAATGTTACTGTGCTTGGGGCCTTGAGGTAAGAAGTGAAAGGAGCAACCAGGTAAATCcacacactgaaaatatttcataagaAACTTTTTGCACTTGGAGGAAAACTTTGGGAATTTTTGAGAAAAGGCCGTCTTAGAAGGTCAGTGCTGGACTGTGCCTTAAATTGTTCACATTTCTTCTGCTAACAAAACCAGTAAATGATTTCAACGTTGTTAATTTATAATCCATTACCCTGTGTGCATGACCAATTCAACATTGTTGCACCATCGTTAGAAAAGTTCACTTATTGATTGTAAATTGATACTTACAGAGTCAGATGTCACGAGTGATGTCAGATGTACGCTCCCTCatggctgcagagagacagcatCGACAAGAACTGGagcaagcagagctggagaaacGGGAGCTAATGGAGCTGCTGAGGGGGCTGCAGAAGGACTGTCGCTTAAGtactgcagaaggaagcaggaagaCAACAAACTTCCGCCCCCTGACTCGACTAGAGAGTGCAAAACGAAAACCTAGGGAAGTTACAGTTATCTAAGTACAAATAAGctcaaaaagcattttcttctagtTTCTGTGACCATCTGGCAAGCTTTTCTACTCTCCGTGAGTGATTGGTAAATTATTTCTGGTATgctcactttctttttaaaaactttcattCCTATTGGGTCATAGAAACAAATGGGAGAGTTTTTTCTTACAGAGTATGGACCGTTAAACCCAGTAAGTTATAAAGACACTTTCAGCTGTGTGTTATCATAAAGAAAGGGGAAATTATTTGATTTGTATCTCTTCAGTGTGTCATTTATAGAACTATTTCAAGCCTGACAACCAGAACAAGTCAAAGATACCTAAagattctttcctttccaaTCCATTATTGTCCAAGTCTAGTTTATGCATatacttgaaaaagaaagaaaatgtgattatTGGTAATGACGTTTGAGATCTCATTAATTTTGGGAGAGTCAGTAATACAAgttaatggatttttttgtttgtttacataGTCTGCAGGAGGTACATGAGGCATATTTCGAAggtgaaaagaaagcactttaaATTCTAATTCTTCTGCTGTGTAAGAGCTTCAAGTGAGGATGACTTAACCTCAGAGCTTCTCTGACTTCCCAGGCTTGAGAGATACACACTTAGGAGATACGTACCAAAGCCCAAGGTAATAGCATCCCCTAAAAACTTCTGTATAGATCTGTGTGCAACTTGGGGTTCGTGGGAAAAGGCCTTGCATTTTATGTAATtatttggagatttttttatGTGAAAGTATCAGATTTCTACCAGGTCCTTTAAACCTAAGTTCAGTCCATTGAGTACTCTTTAAGAAATACATACGTACTTTGAGTACCTAATTTTCTTTTGGGAGGTTTAAGGCTACTTGTACCTTAATATCCACAGCAGAGGGCTATTTGCACAATGGCTACTTGGAATGTTTTTATTAGGGCTCAAGTCTGCAGCTGTGTAAGAGTTAGGACTTTACAACAGATGGACAAATACTGAATTAAGGGGTCACATGCCTATAAAGACTGTAATATTCATGAGAAATCTGTACAGTTTGAAGACTCTTCCCTATACTTCTCACGAAGCCTGTTAGTGTTGATTTCAGTACTATAACTAAGCCATATTCTGTCTTCTGGTGCAGCTCTTCAGTGGAGTAACTAGGGAAGAACCTGGCCTCCTGCTTACTGACTACATTAAATCAGTTTTCAGGAAAACTGAGTGCAGACACAACAGTCTTAATAAACCCCTTCTGTAgaaaacatatacatatatctgTGTCAAATTTTCTCTCACTCAGAACAGCACTTTTATGGCTAAAACCATAACCAAAGAGGGAGACTGCAACCTTCTTTAGCACAAACATTACGTGAGAAGGATTTGTGGTCAGTTTTCTTAATTTTGGGCATTAATAAATCCTTCtgacctgcttttccttcagtacAGCTGAAACAACTGCACACATCTTCcattt is part of the Gallus gallus isolate bGalGal1 chromosome 2, bGalGal1.mat.broiler.GRCg7b, whole genome shotgun sequence genome and harbors:
- the RNF151 gene encoding RING finger protein 151; the encoded protein is MGYDIERFVGYVNEGLLCSICRDVLEDPLQAPCEHAFCTACIHGWLVHHSNCPEDRQVIDVSVLRPLYRYMKNDLNRLQLHCKNREYGCEMVCSLESIDRHERECEYSQIPCSNAGCTVQIERRNLDGHLAVCEYRSRECPNGCGYTILSAEDTQHNCVAELRTELELLRSEMICRVEEAKHEMESRLDSQRRHMVQKESVLQNEIEELKSQMSRVMSDVRSLMAAERQHRQELEQAELEKRELMELLRGLQKDCRLSTAEGSRKTTNFRPLTRLESAKRKPREVTVI